The DNA window ATAGGCTTCCCATGAAGTCTATTTTTGTTTTTGATTCTTCTTTATATTTTTAACACAAAAAGCGCGAAGTTTTTTTGATTTCTAATCTGTTTATTTTTCGTTTGCAAAGGCGTTTCACTCAGCGAATGAAAGCACTGAGAGAAATAATTGATAAGCAAAGCGGATTGACGATTTATTGTTCACTTATTTAATTTCAATTCCTAAACCTGATTTTGTAGATAAAATAATTTTTCCGTTTTTAACGAAACTTCCTGTCGTATAGTCATTTGAGATTAAATTCGCTCCGTCCAAATCCGCATAATCAACAAGTCCGGTTAGATTGCAGGCAGCGGAAATTCCGACGGTAGATTCCGTCATACAGCCAATCATGATTTTGTAGTTTAGTTTTCTGGCTTTTCTGATCATTTCCAATGCAGGAGTAAGCCCGCCACATTTCATTAATTTGATATTGATGCTTTTATAATAGGGAGTTAATTTGTCTAATGATTCTAAATTCTGACAATCTTCATCTGCCATCCAGTTTGCAAAACCTTCTTTTTCTAAAATTTTATAATTATTGATTGGTCTTGGCTGCTCGAGATAAGAAAATTTTTGAACTTCAGGATTATTCTGAAGCCAAATGCAATCTTCATCGGTAAAACTTGCATTGGAATCTAAAGCAATATTTCGGTTTAACTGTAACAATTTTTCAACGTTGTTTTTATCTAAGCCTTTGCATTTTACTTTGAATTTATTCCATGAGCTTTTTTCAATTTTTTCAATCTGATCATCGATTTCACCGACAGAAATGGTAATGGAACTTTCAACTAATTTGTCTGACGGAAGATGATTTAATTCAATAAAACTTTTGTTTTCCAGTTTACCGAAAAGATCCCAATACGCACAATCCAATGCAGAAAGTAAAAACGGAGGCAGATTTAAATTCAATAAAAATGTAAAAAAATATTTCGGATGAATTATCTTCTGACTTTCAATGAGAGTCTGAATTTCTTTTAATTTTAAAACAAAACTTTGAAGATCAATCCTGTAATAATCGATGGCTACACATTCTCCGTAACCTTTGCAATTCTGATGAGATAATTCTATGAGCAAGGCTTCCCTCTTATCATAGTTTCCATAAGCAATTGAAAATGTTTCTTTTAAATACAACGGTCTGCGTTCGAATCTTAATTCCATTATTAAAAATACGAAAAAGGAAGCCTAAATGACTTCCTTCTTAAAATTATTTGATTGAATAATTTATCTAACAATCAGTTTTTCTGTCTGAGTTTTTTCACCCTGTTTGATGTTTACCATATATACTCCTTTTTGTAATCCTCTGGTTGAAAATGCCTTTTTGGAGGTGTTTTCACGCGTATCGGAGAATACTAATTTCCCTGACATATCGAAAAGTTTTACCTTCACGTCTTCCTTGGATTTATCAATATTTCCTACAAAGAATTCATCATAGGTAGGATTTGGAAAAACGACATATTTTGTTTCTGCATTTCCGGCTTCCTGTGTTGCCAGTACAATATCACATTCTGCAGGATAGGTAAAACTTTCTACCTGATCTGTTCCTACTGTTTTGCTTCCGGCAGAAGCTGCTGTTCCCAAGCCTCTTTTAGCAAAGGCTTTCCAGATCATACATTTGTCTGCTCCTCCTGTTTTAACCTGATCTGCCTGAAGAATGGCATCTCTTCCGTCAATAAATGTAGGACTGCAGGCCTGAAGTTTCAGCCCGTCCATTACCAATTGTAAAATTCTGGCATTTCCCGAATTCGGATTGGCTAAAACATCACTGTTATACCCATATTTCTCTACATATTTCCACGTAAGATCCCAAAGCATGGAAGCCCATACAAATCCTATGGAGTGAGGATCTCCAGTCATAGAATTAGTATTGTTATACGTGTATCCGTTTACTGTAAAGTCCGGTGAATATTTTGCGGGCCTGATTCCGTTTCCTGTTGTTGTCTGTTCCGCAACATAGGTCGCCATTCCTCTTGCCAGAGAAGAAGTATCTCCCGGTCTGGTTGTAAGCATCAAGGCAAAATAATCTGACCATCCTTCTCCCATCTGTTCGGTAGAGTTGGTTGAAGAAAGACAACTGTACCCCTGTCCTGTTAGCCTGTTGGAAATTCCGTGACCGTATTCATGGGCAACAACTCCATTGTCTAAACTTGAATGTTTAAAGCCGTTAAAATCATTAATTAAAGTCGCGTTTATTGTATTTCCTCCCGAAATCTGTGCTACTAAAAATTCTCCTTCGGTTTTCCCCATGTTAATTGAAGGAATTGTAACCTGATTTCCATAGGTTCCTGCTCCCATAGTTGTTGGAGTATCTGTACTTGGTCTGTAAACAATAACGCCTACTGCACCTGCATTCTGAGCGTTTAGAACTTTAAGACTGTATTCGCAGGTAGTACTGGTTACAACGGCGATTTTTCCTGTAAGACTTCCTGCTGCAGGTTGTGTACAGGCATCCGCCGGTGAAGAAACAGCAAGATTTCCTGTTACGGACTGACCTTCGAACAGCAAAGGCCCAAAAGAGGCGGCACCGGTTAAAACTTTTGGACGGCTTGCAACGGTAGAGGGAGAATTATACTGATAACGTGAAATAGGATCTGCGCTTGTCTGTGCTCTTGACCAAAGATACATCTGCATTCTTGGCGCAAGAAGGTAAGTTGTTCCGCTGATTACCGTTTCATATCCTGAATTGAAATTGGCGTTATTCAGTCCGCTTCCGTCGAATGCTTCTGCATTTACTGCATCTCCACTAATTCCTCCGTTTCCAAAATTATTTGTTTGAAAATTTCTTGCCGACTCTGTAAACCCAAACTTGTAAAAAACATCATGAACCTTATTGTTCATGTAAAAAAGATTGGTAATGGCTGCATCTTTGTGCGTAAACGGATTGATGTATCTTCCTTCTGCGAATGTGAAGTCAAAATTTCTTGCAGCTCCGCCGTCCGGAGAATATCCCGGTGTATTTGCATTTGCCTGATCGGAGTAAGCATACACATTATTTCCTCTTGTATTGGTATAACTTGCAGT is part of the Chryseobacterium indicum genome and encodes:
- a CDS encoding enolase C-terminal domain-like protein, coding for MELRFERRPLYLKETFSIAYGNYDKREALLIELSHQNCKGYGECVAIDYYRIDLQSFVLKLKEIQTLIESQKIIHPKYFFTFLLNLNLPPFLLSALDCAYWDLFGKLENKSFIELNHLPSDKLVESSITISVGEIDDQIEKIEKSSWNKFKVKCKGLDKNNVEKLLQLNRNIALDSNASFTDEDCIWLQNNPEVQKFSYLEQPRPINNYKILEKEGFANWMADEDCQNLESLDKLTPYYKSINIKLMKCGGLTPALEMIRKARKLNYKIMIGCMTESTVGISAACNLTGLVDYADLDGANLISNDYTTGSFVKNGKIILSTKSGLGIEIK
- a CDS encoding T9SS-dependent M36 family metallopeptidase, with protein sequence MNKNIFYIPLSVAVMFAYSTVNAQNSKSLIRDYYKKNAQLTQKNNFDNKLGFIILNEDNSKSLGANIVNVQQTYDGLRVYNALGKVLIKDEKIISEKNDFKKEIIIGNQGSPKERIPEETLKQNLNLKEISRIEYLPNVYFEKNNVFVLAKEIFVSDKKSSDVWHVIADASTGEILTKDNLTVSCNFNHNESGEENSYSEPVKFTTESSDSQKTTSLLVPSNASYNVFPLPIEAPSFGSRSVVNNPWDLTASPEGWHSTGTASYTNTRGNNVYAYSDQANANTPGYSPDGGAARNFDFTFAEGRYINPFTHKDAAITNLFYMNNKVHDVFYKFGFTESARNFQTNNFGNGGISGDAVNAEAFDGSGLNNANFNSGYETVISGTTYLLAPRMQMYLWSRAQTSADPISRYQYNSPSTVASRPKVLTGAASFGPLLFEGQSVTGNLAVSSPADACTQPAAGSLTGKIAVVTSTTCEYSLKVLNAQNAGAVGVIVYRPSTDTPTTMGAGTYGNQVTIPSINMGKTEGEFLVAQISGGNTINATLINDFNGFKHSSLDNGVVAHEYGHGISNRLTGQGYSCLSSTNSTEQMGEGWSDYFALMLTTRPGDTSSLARGMATYVAEQTTTGNGIRPAKYSPDFTVNGYTYNNTNSMTGDPHSIGFVWASMLWDLTWKYVEKYGYNSDVLANPNSGNARILQLVMDGLKLQACSPTFIDGRDAILQADQVKTGGADKCMIWKAFAKRGLGTAASAGSKTVGTDQVESFTYPAECDIVLATQEAGNAETKYVVFPNPTYDEFFVGNIDKSKEDVKVKLFDMSGKLVFSDTRENTSKKAFSTRGLQKGVYMVNIKQGEKTQTEKLIVR